One stretch of Etheostoma spectabile isolate EspeVRDwgs_2016 unplaced genomic scaffold, UIUC_Espe_1.0 scaffold00006031, whole genome shotgun sequence DNA includes these proteins:
- the LOC116677840 gene encoding corepressor interacting with RBPJ 1: protein MSPKKRHFTRSGKALKMDNKLGTPTRSTKETAAPDVTISSIEDANIGEGAHGPQNLENTAVSKNINAKVTSDEDYPANKKCQGFERDKCSILLETSDDTDCEHQSLSTAIDLSPTASVLLQKAKIKEGLLKRQIQQLKKDMDFLHQQLAAKNTAVGTESNQTTSSSASASASSSTTSSSSVSPSSSSSSSSSSSSSSEDKKKRKRQKKMHNKKHTKKRYIQKDRKKRRQKKKVAKRRTPLGKRVRSPIEIIKRYKRVLRAYNHGMKLGEACAHAGVTELIVRSKAAIAELAISSPQKFEELMAGYNKLQKIADFLSRCEDIINNDPQVRANIAKNKAVGKLIPYNKREQK from the exons ATGTCGCcaaagaaaagacattttacaAGATCTGGCAAAGCATTAAAAATGGATAACAAATTAGGGACACCAACGCGGTCGACGAAAGAAACGGCTGCACCTGACGTTACCATCAGCAGCATCGAGGATGCTAACATCGGTGAAGGGGCACATGGACCGCAAAACCTGGAGAACACCGCCGTTAGCAAAAACATTAATGCCAAAGTTACCAGCGATGAGGATTACCCCGCAAACAAGAAGTGTCAAGGTTTTGAGAGGGATAAATGCAGTATTTTACTTGAAACCAGCGATGACACAGACTGTGAACACCAATCTCTGAGTACAG CCATCGATTTGTCTCCAACAGCCTCAGTGCTGCTCCAAAAGGCGAAGATAAAAGAAGGCTTGCTGAAAAGACAAATCCAGCAGTTGAAAAAGGACATGGACTTCCTTCACCAACAATTAGCAG cCAAGAACACTGCTGTAGGGACGGAGTCTAACCAAACTACATCGTCATCTGCATCTGCATCTGCCTCCTCATCCACCACCTCCTCTTCATCTGTCTCcccctcttcatcttcctcctcatcttcatcttcctcctcatcttcagaggacaagaaaaagagaaaacggCAAAAAAAGATGCATaacaaaaagcacacaaaaaagagATACATCCaaaaggacagaaagaaaagaagacaaaagaagaaGGTGGCAAAACGAAGGACACCACTTGGCAAAAGAG TCAGAAGCCCAATAGAGATCATCAAAAGATACAAGAGGGTGTTGAGGGCATACAACCATGGCATGAAATTGGGAGAAGCATGTGCACATGCTGGAGTGACGGAGCTGATAGTGAGGTCTAAAGCGGCGATTGCAGAGCTTGCCATATCTTCCCCTCAAAAATTTGAAGAACTAATGGCAGGATACAACAAACTACAAAAGATAGCTGACTTCCTCAGCAGATGTGAAGACATCATTAACAATGATCCACAAGTAAGGGCCAATATAGCTAAAAATAAAGCTGTGGGTAAGCTCATACCCTACAATAAGAGGGAGCAGAAGTAA